From the genome of Terriglobia bacterium:
CCCTCATCGAGGATCCCGCGGAAATCCCGACGATGGTGGGTGGAACCGCCGGAGCCCCCGATGGCGGGAACGGCACCTCCTCGGCCCTCGCGGGCGGTGCCGCCCCGTCGTACGAGGCGCTCCGCCCCGGCTCCCGCCTCGGGAACCGGTACGCGATCCTCTCCGTCCTCGGCGAGGGGGGAATGGGCGCCGTCTACAAGGCGCAGGACCTTGGCCTCCAGCGGACCGTCGCCCTCAAGGTGATCCGGCCGGCGCTGGCGGCGAGGCCGTCGGTCCTGGAGCGGTTCAAGCGCGAGATCCTGCTGGCGAGCAAGATCACCCACAAGAACGTCGTGCGCATCCACGATCTCGGGGAGATCGGAGACCTCCGCTTCATCTCGATGGCCTACGTGGAGGGGACCGATCTCGAGGCTTACATCCGGCGCGAGGGACCTCTCTCCCCGGAGAAGGCCGTCCCGCTGATCCGGCAAATCGCCGAGGCGCTCCTCGCGGCGCACGAAGCGGGGGTCGTCCACCGCGATCTCAAGCCGCAGAACGTCCTGATCGACAACGGCGGAAACGCGTACATCGCGGACTTCGGGATCTCCCGCTCCCTCGACCATGGCGGGACCATGACGGAGACCGGCTCCCTCGTCGGCACCCTCGCCTACATGTCCCCGGAGCAGGCTCGCGGGGAGACGCCGGACCAGAGGAGCGACATCTACTCGTTCGGGCTGATCCTGTACGAGATGCTCACCGGGAAGCTCCCCTTCGAGGCCGACAACCCGCTCTCGGTCCTGATGAAGAGGACCCAGCACGATGCCCCTTCGGTTCGGGTGACCCGGAAGGAGATCCCCGGCTGGCTCGCGGAGGTGGTGGCGAGAGCGCTCGAGCGGGACACGGCGGCGCGCTACCAGAGCATGGCCGAGGTCATCCGCGACCTCGACCGCCAGAGGACCGCGGTCGCCTGGAGACGTCTCGTCAGGAAAAGGATGATCGGGGCCGCGGCCGCGGTCGTCTTGGTCGCGGCGGTCGGCGGCGGGTTCCTCTGGCTGAGCCGTCGTCCGTCCGGGTTGCCGCCGCCTCCCGGCGAGCAGGCCTCCACCACGCCCCTCGTGGCGCTGGCGATCCTGCCCTTCCGTAACGCCTCCGGCGACCCGCAGCTCGCCTGGCTCGGGCCGAGCCTCGCCGAGATGCTCAGCACGGACGTCGGCCAATCGTCCCACGTCCGCACGGTTCCGCCGGACCGTCTCCACCAGGTCCTCGCGGACCTCCACCTCGATTCGGCGTCCGAATTCGACGACCCGACGTTGCGCCGCGTGGCGGAGTTCACGAGCGCTACGACCCTAGTCTCCGGCCAGTTCGCGCGGCTCGGCGGCCAGGTCCGCATCGACGCAGTGCTGAGGGACCTCAAGAGCGGCAGGACCTCGGCGCTGAAGGCGGAGGCCCCGAGCGAGAAGGACCTCCTGGGAGCGGTGGACCGGCTGGCGCAGGCGATCCGGGGCGGCCTCGCGCTCTCCCCCGCGCTCGTGGACGAGCTGAAGCGGCAGTCGTTGAAGCCGTCGTCGACCTCCTTTCAGGCGCTGAGGCGCTTCAACGACGGGATCGCGCTCGCGCGGCAGGGGAACCACCAGGACGCCCTGAAGAGCTTCGGAGCCGCGATCCGGGAGGACCCGGGATTCGCGCTGGCGCTCTCGAGGCTGGGACAGACCTACTCGAGCCTCGGATACGACGACGAGGCGGAAAAGGCATCGCGCAAAGCCGTCGCCCTCAGCGAGTCGCTGCCGCCGCAGGAGAAATACCTGATCGCGGCGAACCACGCCCGGATCGTGAACGATACCGCGAAAGCGATCGAGTCCTACGAGAACCTCGCGAAGGTCTCCCCGGACGATTCCGACGTCCAGTTCGATCTCGCCTCGCTCTACGAGGCCACCGGCGACTACGGGAAGGCCCACGACCACCTCGCCCGGGTTCTCGAGCGCGAGCCGAAGTACGTGGACGCGCTCCTGGCGAGCGGCCGGGTGGACATCCGGAGGGGGAACCCGCAGGGAGGCCTCGACGCCCTGAGCCGCGCCCTCGCCCTGGCCACCCAGCTCGACAACCCGGAGGAGAAGGCCGCGATCCTGCAGGCCACCGGGGTCGCGTACCGGGTGATGAACCGGCCGGAGGAAGCGCTGCGGAACTACGAGGATTCCCTGGCCATCAAGCGGAGGATCAACCAGAAGCGGGGGATCGCGGCCAGCCTCAACGAGATCGCCCACATCCAGGCGTCCCTGGGGCACCGCGACGCCGCGCAGGCGAGCTTCGACGAG
Proteins encoded in this window:
- a CDS encoding tetratricopeptide repeat protein, with amino-acid sequence MICPRCGRPTEKDSRFCAGCGASLFDASEPTPVAPDPSESPTLIEDPAEIPTMVGGTAGAPDGGNGTSSALAGGAAPSYEALRPGSRLGNRYAILSVLGEGGMGAVYKAQDLGLQRTVALKVIRPALAARPSVLERFKREILLASKITHKNVVRIHDLGEIGDLRFISMAYVEGTDLEAYIRREGPLSPEKAVPLIRQIAEALLAAHEAGVVHRDLKPQNVLIDNGGNAYIADFGISRSLDHGGTMTETGSLVGTLAYMSPEQARGETPDQRSDIYSFGLILYEMLTGKLPFEADNPLSVLMKRTQHDAPSVRVTRKEIPGWLAEVVARALERDTAARYQSMAEVIRDLDRQRTAVAWRRLVRKRMIGAAAAVVLVAAVGGGFLWLSRRPSGLPPPPGEQASTTPLVALAILPFRNASGDPQLAWLGPSLAEMLSTDVGQSSHVRTVPPDRLHQVLADLHLDSASEFDDPTLRRVAEFTSATTLVSGQFARLGGQVRIDAVLRDLKSGRTSALKAEAPSEKDLLGAVDRLAQAIRGGLALSPALVDELKRQSLKPSSTSFQALRRFNDGIALARQGNHQDALKSFGAAIREDPGFALALSRLGQTYSSLGYDDEAEKASRKAVALSESLPPQEKYLIAANHARIVNDTAKAIESYENLAKVSPDDSDVQFDLASLYEATGDYGKAHDHLARVLEREPKYVDALLASGRVDIRRGNPQGGLDALSRALALATQLDNPEEKAAILQATGVAYRVMNRPEEALRNYEDSLAIKRRINQKRGIAASLNEIAHIQASLGHRDAAQASFDEALKIRREIGDKKGVGGTLIDLGSFYDDKGQHDQALKMYKESLQIQREVGDESTQALCLNNIGSVYFSQGKYDDALTYFQQALQLREKAKDPGDIVETVHNLAETDAKMGRFGQALSQYLRALDLRRTIGDKRGAAIESYSLGTIFGFQGRLGAALKSKEEALKTFRELGERSFWTAEILGGYGNALAEAGRIDEAGKSLDDALALAREMKNDTLVSQTLRFQGDRLGFRGDPGAARPLYERALEAATRAGDREQALAARLALAKVAIRDGHAAGEVSGLRESAREADALGLRYLCAMCSVRLGEALAAAKDVAGARNELERALDLS